One region of Salinibacterium sp. TMP30 genomic DNA includes:
- the ribD gene encoding bifunctional diaminohydroxyphosphoribosylaminopyrimidine deaminase/5-amino-6-(5-phosphoribosylamino)uracil reductase RibD, translated as MTTPAQQAQYEKLMLHALSLASHGPITGGNPQVGCVLTDDAGTIVAEGWHHGTGTPHAEVDALSKLGGNAAGLTAVVTLEPCNHQGHTGPCSEALIAAGVTRVVYAVSDPGKTSGGGSQRLRDAGVEVIGGVVAAEAEEFLHSWLTAARLQRPHVTVKWASSLDGRAAAADGTSQWITGTAARQHVHEQRARADAIVVGTGTVLADDPSLTARGDAGELLKWQPQPVVLGRREIPAGARLREHPHALQQFDGSDLNATLTELFEAGIRRIFIEGGPTIASAFIAAGLADELLIYLAPKLLGGPKVALGELGVATIADAKELSITELRPLGNDVLIVARPATETMVARSATATATATATGE; from the coding sequence TTGCCAGTCACGGCCCCATCACCGGCGGCAACCCGCAGGTCGGTTGCGTGCTCACGGATGACGCCGGCACCATTGTGGCGGAAGGGTGGCATCACGGTACTGGCACTCCTCATGCCGAAGTGGATGCTCTCTCGAAACTCGGAGGCAATGCTGCGGGTCTTACTGCCGTCGTTACGCTTGAACCCTGTAATCACCAGGGCCACACCGGCCCCTGTTCTGAGGCGCTGATCGCTGCGGGTGTGACCCGGGTTGTGTACGCGGTGTCTGACCCGGGCAAGACTTCGGGCGGCGGCAGCCAACGGTTGCGCGATGCCGGTGTCGAGGTCATTGGTGGTGTTGTTGCGGCGGAGGCAGAAGAGTTTTTGCACAGCTGGCTCACGGCAGCGCGGCTACAGCGCCCCCACGTCACGGTGAAGTGGGCGTCGAGTCTTGACGGTCGCGCTGCGGCGGCCGATGGCACCAGCCAGTGGATTACGGGCACTGCTGCCCGTCAGCATGTGCATGAGCAGCGCGCCCGTGCCGATGCGATCGTCGTGGGCACGGGCACTGTGCTCGCCGATGACCCGAGCCTGACCGCGCGGGGAGACGCCGGCGAATTGCTCAAGTGGCAACCGCAGCCGGTGGTGCTGGGGCGGCGCGAGATTCCGGCGGGTGCGCGACTTCGCGAGCACCCCCACGCACTTCAGCAGTTCGACGGTAGCGACCTAAACGCCACACTCACTGAGCTGTTTGAGGCAGGCATCCGGCGCATCTTTATTGAAGGTGGCCCCACCATTGCCAGTGCGTTCATTGCTGCCGGTCTTGCGGATGAACTGCTCATCTACTTGGCCCCAAAACTGCTGGGCGGCCCCAAGGTCGCGCTCGGCGAACTCGGGGTTGCCACCATTGCTGACGCGAAAGAGCTCAGCATCACCGAACTTCGCCCCCTGGGCAACGATGTGCTGATTGTCGCCCGGCCGGCGACCGAAACGATGGTCGCCCGCTCGGCGACAGCGACAGCGACAGCGACAGCGACAGGAGAGTAA